The stretch of DNA TGAGGGGAATCAGATCTAAACATTTTCATTGATTTTGACCCATCATGCCCAGCCGCTCCCGGTAGCGGTGGAGTGCGTTTCCGGTCCCCTTCCCCCGCGCGGAGCGGGGGAGTGCGTTTCCGATCCGCTCCCCTGCGGAGCGGGGGGGGGTTAGGGTGGGGGTAGAAGGCGCCTCGGCCGGGACAGGGCTTGGTCAGCCCGCCAAGGCCTGACCCCCACCCCTGCCCTCCCCCGTCCGCGGGCGGACAGGGGAGGGAGTGTCCCGGTGCCCGAAATTTAGAATATGTTTGGATAGATTTCATACCGCGGCGGCGCCGGCCACGATCTCCGAGAGCTCGCGGGTGATCGAGGCCTGGCGCGCCTTGTTATAAACCAGCCGCAATTCGTCGATGAGCTTGCCGGCATTGTCCGAAGCGCTCTTCATCGCCACCATGCGCGCCGCCTGCTCGCAGGCGATGTTCTCGACCACGCCCTGATATACCAACGACTCGATGTAGCGTTGGAGCAAATGGTCCAGGACCTCCTTGGCCTCGGGCTCGTAGAGATAATCCCAGTGGTGTTTCAGCTCTACCGCGGGGTCCGGCTCGAGCGGGATGAGCCGTTCGAAACGCGGGCGCTGGGTCATCGAGTTGATAAAGGTGTTGGACACCAGGAAGGCTTGGTCGATGCGCCCCTCGCCGTAACCGTCGAGCATCACCTTGACGGTCCCGATCAGGTCCTCCAACTTCGGTGCATCCCCGAGATGGCTCGCCTGGGCGACAATCTTGGCGCCGATGCGGCCGAAGAACCCGATGGCCTTTTTCCCGATCGGATACACCTCGATCCCGAGGCCTTGGCTTTCCCACTCCTTCAACTTTTGGATCATGGCCCGAAACAGGTTGGCGTTGAGCCCGCCGCACAGCCCGCGATCGGTCGACACCACGATGGCGCCCACACGCCGCGCCTCGCGCGGGATGAGGTAGGGGTGGTGGTACTCGCTGTGGGCATGCGCGAGGTGCGCGATCACCATGCGGATCTTCTCGGCATAGGGACGCGCCGCGCGCATGCGGTCCTGGGCCTTTCGCATCTTGCTGGCCGCGACCATTTCCATGGCCTTGGTGATCTTCTGCGTGCCCTGCACGCTCCTGATCTTGGTTCGGATCTCCTTGCCGGCGGCCACGTCAGCGTACCGTCCTACCAGGCATGCTTGGTCTTGAACTCTTCGACCGCGGACTTGAGCCCCGACTGGATCTCGTCGTTGTAATCACCGGTCTCGTCGATGCGTTTCATGAGGTCCTGCCGCTCGCTGTTCATGAAGGACAGGAGCGCCGACTCGAAGGGCCCGATCTGGTCGAGCTCTACATCGTCGAGATGACCGCGGTCGACCGCGTAGAGGCTGACAGACATCTCGGCGACGCTCATGGGCGCGTACTGCTTCTGCTTCATGAGCTCGGTGACGCGCTGGCCACGCTCGAGCTGCTTGCGGGTCGCCTCGTCGAGCTCGGAGGCGAACTGCGCGAAGGCCGCGAGCTCACGGTATTGCGCGAGCGCGAGCCGGATACCCCCGCCGAGCTTCTTGATCACCTTGGTCTGCGCGGCACCGCCGACGCGCGACACCGACAGCCCGGCGTTGATGGCGGGCCGGATACCGGCGTTGAAGAGATCGGTCTCGAGATAGATCTGACCGTCGGTGATGGAGATGACGTTGGTCGGCACGAAGGCCGAGACGTCGCCGGCCTGGGTCTCGATGATCGGCAGCGCGGTGAGCGAGCCGGTCTTGCCCTTCACCCTGCCCCCGCTACGCTTCTCGACCTCGGCGGCGTTCAAGCGCGAGGCCCGTTCCAAGAGGCGAGAGTGGAGATAGAAGATGTCGCCCGGATAGGCCTCGCGCCCCGGCGGGCGGCGCAGCAACAGCGACACCTGGCGGTAGGCCCAGGCCTGCTTGGTGAGGTCGTCGTAGATGATGAGGGCGTCCTGACCGGAGTCCCGGAAGAGCTCGCCCATGGCGCAGCCGGCGTAGGGCGCGATGTACTGCATGGCCGCCGATTCCGAGGCGGTCGCGGCGACCACGATGGTGTGATCGAGCGCGCCGTGCTCTTGGAGCTTATGCACCACGGTGTTGATCGAGGAAGCCTTCTGGCCGATGGCGACGTAGATGCACTTCACATCCGTGCCACGCTGGTTGATGATGGTGTCGATGGCGAGCGCGGTCTTGCCGGTCTGGCGGTCACCGATGATCAACTCGCGCTGGCCGCGTCCGATCGGCACCATGCAGTCGATGGCCTTGAGCCCGGTCTGCACCGGCTGACTTACGGACTGGCGGGTGATGACACCAGGGGCGATCTTCTCGATGGGCGAGGTCGCGGTGGCCTTGACCGGTCCTTTGCCGTCCACGGGGTTGCCGAGGGCATCGACCACGCGGCCGAGCAAGGTCTCGCCCACCGGGACCTCCAGGATGCGTTTGGTGCAGCGCACGACGTCGCCTTCGGCGATATGCTCGTAGGCGCCCATGATGACCGCACCCACCGAGTCGCGCTCCAGGTTCAGGGCGAGGCCGTAGACATTGCCGGGGAACTCGATCATCTCACCCTGCATCACGTCGGAGAGGCCATGGATGCGGGCGATACCGTCGGTCAGGCTCACCACCGTACCCTCCGTGCGGGCCTCGGTCGGCAGGTCGTATTCCTGGATCTTTTTCTTGATCAGATCACTGATCTCTATGGCGCTGATCGTCATCGGTCTCTCTAAATCAAATGTAATCTAATGTAGGGTGGGTTAGGCGCGGCGCCGTAACCCACCGACCCGGCGCGCGGCGCGCCACATTCATTTGGCGGCCTAGCGTCACGCAAACTGGCTGGCGAGCTGCTGCAAGCGACCACGCACCGAGGCATCGATCACGAGATCGCCCATGCGGATCACTGCCCCGCCGATGAGTGCCGGGTCGATGCGCGTCTTGACCTCGATGTCCTTGCCGGCCCGCCGCCTCACCGCACGCTCGATCGCCTGTTGCTGGTCCGCTTCCAACGAGAAGGCCGAGATCACCTCGACCTCAACCACGCCCGCCGCCTCTGCGACGAGCAACGTGTAAAGGCGCGCGATCTCCGGGAGGATCAGGATCCGATCGGCATCCAGGAGCACGCGGACGAAGTTACGCAGATCCGGGGTGAGGCGTTCGCCGGCGAGGTCGAAGATCAACTGAGTCAGGCGCGGGCGACCGATCCGTGGGTCATGCACGAGCCCGCGCAGGATCGGATCCGAGAACAGGGCGGCGAGGAAGGCCAGGCCTTCGGACCAGGGTGATACCTGGCCGCTGCCGCGGGCCTGCTCGAAGGCGGCCTGGGCATAGGGACGCGCGAGGGTCGCGGTTTCCAGCATGATTTCAGAGCCGCGCCGCGAGCTTGTCGAGGAAGGCCTTGTGGGCCAGGGCATCGACCTCGCGCAATAGGACCTGCTCGGCCCCGGCGAGTGCCAGACGACCGACCTCACGCTGTAGCGACTCCCGCGCCTGCTGGATCTCCTGGGCGATCTGATCCTGGGCGGAAGCGATGATGCGTTCGGCCTCGACCCTAGCGTTGGCCTTGGCCTCCTCGACCATCTCGTCGGCCCGTTTCTGCGCATAGGCGACCGCCTCCTGGGCCTTCTGGTGGCCTTCGCGCAGGACCGCCTTGGCGCGGTTCTCGGCCAGCTCCAGATCATGCCGGCCCTTCTCCGCCGCGGCCAAGCCGTCGGCGATCTTTTTAACGCGTTCTGCCATGGCCTGGGTGAGCGGCGGCCACACGAAACGCATGGTGAACCACACGAGGATCGCGAAGGTGATGGCCTGACCTAAAAGCGTGGCGTTGATATCCATGGCGATATCCCTACTAGGGGCACGATCCCCGGGCTAGCCCCCGGCGAGCTTCGCGACCGCCGCGCCGAAGCCGAAGGGATCGGCGAACAGCACGTACAGGCCCATGGCGGCGCTGATCATGGGCACGGCGTCAACGAGACCCGCGACCAGGAAGAAGCGCCCGATGAGGAGGTTCGCGAGCTCCGGCTGGCGCGCCACCCCTTCGAGGAATTTGCCGCCCAAAAGCCCGACGCCGATGGCCGCCCCCAGGGCGCCCAGCCCCAGCATCAGGGCCACAGCGACGACTGCGAGCCCCTGGACGTTACTCAATGCACTGACGAGTTCCATATTTTTCTCCTAGCGGTGTCTGCAACTAATGACTCTCGTGCGCCATGCTGAGGTACACGATCGTCAACATCATGAAGATATAAGCCTGTAGCGTGATGATGAGGATGTGGAAGATCGCCCACGGCGCCCCGAGCAACCATTGCACCGGGTAGGGCAGGAGCGCGATTAAAATAAACACCATCTCGCCCGCGTACATATTGCCGAAGAGTCGCAAGGCGAGCGATAGGGGCTTGGCCACGTCCTCGATGATCCGAAACACGATGTTGACGGGCGCGAGCTTCGGCCCGAAGGGCGCGGACATCACCTCGTGGGCGAAGCCGCGCGTTCCCTTGACCTTGAAGCTGTAATAGATCATGAGCCCGAAGACCGACAGCGACATCGCGAACGTCAAGTTCGGATCGGTGGTCGGAACGGACTTGAAATAATGCACGCCCTGGTCGCCGAGGAGCTTGGGGAGGAGATCGATGGGCAGGAGGTCCATAGCGTTCATGAGGAACACCCACACGAAGATGGTGAGCGCCAGCGGCGCCACGAGCGGATTGTGACCGTGGAAGATCCCTTTGACCGAGCCATCCACCAGCTCGACCACCATCTCGACGAAGTTCTGGAGCCCCGCGGGGACGCCCGAGGTCGCACCCCGGGCGACGAGATACAGGAGACCGAAGGCCAGTCCCCCGACCAGTCCCGACACCGCGAGCGTATCGACATGGACGGTCCAGAAGCCCGAGCCCTGTGCGTTGTTGGTCAGGTGATGCAGGATGTACTGCGAGGCCGATTGCGGGGCTTCGACTGCCATGACGGGTGTTCTATTTCCCCCAACGACTCTTGTGCTTCCAGTTCTATTGCTTCCCCAACATCGCCAGGCCATAGGCCCCGAGCGTCGCGGCATAGGCGATAAAAAGCGGCCCGACCGCCACGGCCTCATACTCGAGGAACGTCACGACGAAAAGACCGAGGGTAACCCCGAACTTGACCAGCTCCGCCAGGACTTGCGCGCCGAGCAGCCCGCCCGGCGACAGCCCTTTTGTTCTCGCGACACACAAGGCCGCGGCCGCGGTTGCCGCGATGCCGATGCCGCCACCGCAGAGCGCCGAGAACGCCCAGCGGAAATGGTACATCACGCAGACCAGCGCCACCGCCGCCGTCACGCCGAGCTGGAGGACGAGGAGTCTCTGGATGACCCTGTCCAACCTACCCGGCGATGCGGCAGCGCGCCATGCTAGTGTAAGTGCCGATACCGAGTCAACTCGCGTCCCGCCGAGCCGAGGAATGCCCGGGCCCGCCTTCACTTCTCACTTCCGAAGGCTCGGGCTTGCGCGTCAGGGGAACCAGAACGCAAGCTGTACGGCCAGCCACACCACGGTAGCGGCGACGAAACCGGTGGCAGCGCGCCGCGTCCACAGGTACTTCTTCTGCACGATCTTGGCGTTGACGTGCACCTGGGTCAAAACCTGGTCGAGCGCGGCCTCTACCGAGAGGCCCATGAACGCCCGCACATAATCGGCCGGCTCCATGCCGTGGATGTCGCCAAAATAAAAAAGTGAGCGCTCGGTGACCGGGGTCAGGCGCGGGCGCAGCGCGAGGACCGCCGAGATCAAGGAGAACCCGAGCGTGACCAGGAGCACCGCATAGGCGATCAAGGGGATCAGGTGCCCTTCCGACTTGAGCTGGGACAGCACCTGCTGACCGGTCAAGGTCAGCGCGGCGACGAAGATCGCGGAGCCCGCGGCCGGCGAGGCGCGCATGCCGGTCCGCCTGCTCAAGGGGCCGGTAACTCGATCGACCGGGGGGCGGGCACCGGAGGGCGGCCGGGGATCCGCCTTAGCACGGACATTTCGGTCCACGCGGAGGGATCCGTAACCTGATCGACCGCTAGGGGATCGACCGCTGTGGGATCGGCCGCTGTGGGATCGGCCGCTGTGGGAGCGGCCGCTGGGCCATCGACACTGGCGCGCTCGGCGGGTGCGAGCGGGCGGACGCGGACCGCCCCATCGGCGCCTGCCGAGGCCAACCGCAAGCCATCGGGGCTCACGGCCACGCCGTAGACCGCCCCACCCTTGCCCTCGAACCGGGCGACGGCCCTGCAGGTGGCCGCATCCCACACCCGCACGCTGCCATCCGCGCTGCCCGAGTAGAGCAAGACGCCATCCGGGCTCACTGCCACGTCGTATACCGCGCCACTGTGCCCGGTGCATGCCGTCCCCTCCTTGGCGGCGATGGGATCGGAAATGGCGAGATCCCAGGTCCGGACCGTGCCGTCCCAGCTCGCCGTCGCGAGGCGTGCGCCGTCGGGGCTGAAGGCGGCTTTGTAGACCCGGCCCGCATGAGCCGTGAGGGTGGTGAGCCGCTTACCGGTGGCGATCTCCCACACGCGCACCGTTCCGTCGCGTCCGGCCGTGGCGAGCCGCGATCCATCGCGGCTGAAGGCGAGGGCATAGACCCGTCCGGGATGGCCTTCCCGGGTCCACTGCGCCTGGCCCGTCACGGCATCCCAGCGCCGGACCGTGCCGTCCGCCCCCGCGGTCGCGACCCACGAGCCATCGGGAGCGAACGCGACACCGTACACCGCGCCCGCATGGCCCTCGATGGTGAGCACAGCCTTGCCGGAGGCACCGTCGAATACGCGTGTCTTGCCATCCGCCCCCACCGTTGCGATGCGCGACCCGTCGGGGCTGAACGCGACGCCGTAGCGGGGGGTGTCGCCCTCCTCCAGGACCGCGAGCGCCTGCCCGGAAGCGCGCTCCCACATCGTCGTCCTGCCGTCCCAGCTGGTCGTGACGAGCCTCGCACCGTCGGGGCTCATGGCCACGCCGTAGACCGCGGCGCCATGGCCCCGAAGCTTGGCGAGCGCGGCCCCGGTACCCGCCTCCCATAGCCGCACCATGCGGTCCTCGCCGGCCGTGGCCACGACGGTCCCGGCCGCATCGATCGCGACGCCGAAGACCGCGGCCGTATGGCCCTTGGCCTTCCAGAGGGCCTTCCCGGGATCCGGTGGCCACAGGCGTACGGTCCGGTCGCCACCGGTAGTGCAGAGCGATCCGTCACGGGCGAACGCGACGCCGTAGACCGCGGCCTCGTGGCCTTTCAGCGTACCCAGCGCCTGGCCCGATGCGGCGTCGAATAGTCGCACCATACCATCCTCGCCGGCCGTTGCGAGGCGTGACGCATCCCGACGGTAGGCGATACCGAAAACACGGCCTTCCTGATCTGCACGCTTCAAGAGCGGAGTGCCCGACACAGCTTCCCATACCCGCACGCTGCCGTCCTCGCCGGCGGACGCGAGCCGCTGCCCATCCGGGCTCACGGCGATGCCATAGACGCGGCCGCTATGGCCCTCGATACGCAGCAGGGAGGCACCCGAGACGGAGTCCCACAACTGCACGCCGCCGTCGCCGGCCGCAGCCAGGCGCCGTCCATCCGGGCTGTAGGCGATGCCGAAGATTGGCGCGTCCGCGCCGTCGAGCGTCAGGGTCTCGCCGCCCGTAGCGACGTCGTAGACCCGTGCCATCCCATCCTCACCCGCGACGGCGAACCGTGACCCATCGGGATTGAAAGCGACCCCGTAGAGCGCCCCGCCGGGCAGCGTGATCTTCAGGGACTCCCGGCCCGTCCCCGCTTCCCACACGCGTGCGGTCCCGTCGAAACCGGCCGTCCCGAGCGACTGTCCATCGCCGCTGTAGGTCAGCCCCCAGACCCCGTCCGTGTGACCACGGAAAGTAAGTGTCGGTGGCGCCGCGATACCGAGACTGTTTATTTCAGGGTCCGCGGGCGCGGCTGAGGCCGCATCTGGTTCGCCAGCGGCCTCGCGCCGGCTGTCCGCGCGGTCGTCCGCCCCAGAACCCACGCGCGAGGCGCGCACGGCCGCCACAATCAAGGCCGGCGATCGCGGTATCTCTGCCGCGGCTCGGCCAATCGGACCTTCTGCTGCCAGATCATTGCCATAGGCGACCATGACCATGAGCGACAGACAGAGACAGCCGGCGCGCGCACGGCGTAAGAGCTTAAACCCTATAGCCATCGCAAGGCACGAGGACACCACGGAGCTGATTCTAAACTATGCGTGCCGCAGCACTCTACGCCTCATCAGATGAGTTGCCATCGCGGTGTTTACGCGGTGTTGAGTTGATGCAAATGTATACCATTTTGCTGATGAACGCCCAGCGAATACGTCACCACGGTTGCACCCAAGTGCTTTCTGGGTTGGTGTTGAAGGGTGTTGGGATCTGAGGTTGGGGGTTCGCGAACTCACCCTCTAGGACTTCATTAGTCGTTTCTGAGAGCCCGGATTCATCGTGCCTTTACCTCCCAGCGGGCGACCGGTAGGATGGCCCGATTTCTTACCTGGGATGTAACCCGGTGAACGAGGAGGAAACGAAAACGGATCACGGACATGCGTGAGCGCAGGGATGGGCATGGGCGCTGGACGGGGAGGACGTTTTGCCGGGATTTGATCAGGGCCTTGCCCGGAGGCCCGCTCGCCGCCCTGCTGGCGGGCTGCGGCCAGCCGGCCGGGAACCCCGAGCCCGCGGCGCCCCCGGCGCCGGCCGTAAGTGTGGCCGAGGTGGTGGTCAAAGAAGTGACCCAGTGGGACGAATTCACCGGCCATATCGAGGCGGTGGACACGGTGGAGATCCGGCCGCGAGTGGCCGGCCATATCGAGCGGCTCGGTTTCAAGGAAGGCAAAGAGGTCAAGAAAGGCGAGGTGTTGTTCGTCATCGACCAACGGTCGTACAAGGCCGAGCTGCTGCGCGCCGAGGCCGATCTGGCACGGGCGCACGCCCGTTCCCAACTGGCCCGCGCCCAGGTGGCGCGTGCGCGGAAGCTGGTCGAGAAACGCGTGATCTCGGCGGACCAGTTCGACGAGCGCCTGGCCGCCGATACGCAGGCCACGGCCGATATCCGCGCCGCCGAGGCGGCCGGCGTGGTCGCCAGGCTCAATCTCGAATACACCGAGGTGCGTTCGCCGATCGACGGCCGTGCCGGCCGCGCGCTGGTGAAACCCGGCAATCTCGTCAGCGGCGGTGAGATGATCCCGGACGCGACCCTGCTCACGACCGTGGTATCGCTCGACCCCGTTCATGTCTATTTCGAGTGCGACGAGCCGACCTATCTGCGCTACGGCGCGATGGCGCGTCAAGGCGAGAGACAGAGCTCGCGCGACGTGGAAAACCCGGTGTTCGTGGGCCTCGCCGACGAACAGGGTTTTCCGCACGAAGGACGCATGGACTTCGTCGACAATCAGCTCGACCCGGCCACCGGCACCATCAGCGCCCGCGCGGTCCTCGACAATCATTCCGACTCACGGGGAGGTCGCCCCTTCACCCCGGGTCTTTTCGCACGCATCAAGCTCCTCGGCAGCGGCACGTTCTCCGCGGTGCTGGTGGACGACAAGGCGATCCTAACCGATCAGGATCGCAGATATGTCTTTGTGCTCGGAGCGGGCGATTCCGCGGAACGCCGCGACGTCAGGCTCGGGCGCATCATCGATGGACTGCGCGTCGTCACCGAGGGCCTGGTCGGGGGCGACAGGATCATCGTACACGGTGTGCAGAAGGTCTCTTTCCCCGGTATGCCCGTCACCCCACAGACCATCGGCATGGGCGATCCGCCGCCGCCCCCCGCCCCGCCCCCGGCGAGCGACGGCGGCGAACCGGCCCCCCCCGCAAAAGAGCCGAACGCATGAAGGACTTTTCGGCGCTGTTCGTCGATCGCCCGATCCTCGCCGCGGTTTTATCCATCGTCATCTTCGTCGCGGGGCTCATCGCCATCCCGCTGCTCCCGATCACCGAGTACCCCGACGTGGTACCGCCTTCGGTCGCCGTGCGGGCCGTGTATCCGGGCGCCAGCCCGAAGGTCATCGCCGAGACCGTCGCCACCCCCATCGAGGAGGCCCTGAACGGCGTCGAGAACATGATCTACATGAAGTCGGTGGCGAGCTCCGACGGCGTCTTGTCCGTGACGGTCACGTTCAAGCCCGACACCGATGCCGATCTCGCCCAGGTGCAGGTGCAGAACCGTATCAACCAGGCCCTGGCGCGGCTGCCCGAGGACGTGCGCCGGCTCGGTGTCACCACCGAAAAGCAGTCGCCCAACATCACCATGGTGGTACATCTGCTCTCGCCCAGCCGCAAATACGACACCCTGTATCTCCGCAACTTCGCCACCCTGCGAGTGAAAGACGAGCTGGCCCGCATCGATGGGGTCGGCCAGGTCATGATCTTCGGCGGCGGGGATTATTCGATGCGCATCTGGCTCGATCCCGACCAGGTCGCCGCGCGCGCCATGACGGCAGGCGATATCGTCCGGGCGATCCGCGAGCAAAACGTGCAGGTCTCGGCGGGCGCGATCGGCGCGCCCCCGCAACCGGGCGCGCGCGACTTCACGCTCTCGATCCATACAGAGGGCCGGCTCGTCACCGAGGAGGAGTTCGGTGACATCGTCCTGAAGACGGGCACGAACAGCCAGATCACGCGCCTGCGCGATGTCGCCCGCATCGAGCTCGGCGCTTCCGAATATGCGTTGCGCTCGCTGCTCAACAACCAACAGGCAGTGGCGGTGGTGATCTTCCAGGCGCCCGGATCGAATGCCATCGAGATCTCCGACAACGTGCGCACCAAGATGGCGGAGCTCGAAAGGTTGTTCCCGGAGGGATTGAAATGGGACGTGGTCTACGACCCGACGGTGTTCGTGCGCGATTCGATCAAGGCCGTGATCACGACGCTCCTGGAGGCGGTGCTCCTGGTGGTCCTGGTGGTGATCCTGTTCCTGCAGACCTGGCGTGCCTCGATTATTCCCCTCCTGGCGGTGCCGGTGTCGATCATCGGCACCTACGCGGTACTGCTCGCGCTCGGGTTTTCGATCAATACCCTGACCTTGTTCGGCATGGTGCTCGCCATCGGTATCGTGGTGGACGATGCCATCGTGGTGGTGGAAAACGTCGAGCGCAATATCGGCAACGGGCTGTCGCCGAAAGCGGCCGCGCATCAGGCCATGCGCGAGGTGAGCGGGCCTATCATCGCCATCGCGCTGGTCTTGTGCGCCGTGTTCGTGCCCATCGCGTTTCTGTCCGGGGTCACCGGCCAGTTCTATCGCCAGTTCGCGGTCACCATCGCGATCTCGACGGTGATCTCGGCGGTGAACTCGCTGACCCTCTCGCCGGCCCTCGCCGCGGCGTTGCTCAAGACCCACGGGGCACCGCCGGATCGACCGACCTTGGTCCTCGATGCGCTCTTTGGCTGGGTGTTTCGGCCCTTCAACCGCCTGTTCAATGGCGCCGCAAAGGCCTATACCGAAGGCGGGCCGCGGGCGCTCGGGCGTGCGCCGCTCATGCTCACGGTGTATGCGTTCCTGGTCGGGGCGACCGTGGTGATGTTCCAGATGGTACCCGGCGGCTTCATCCCGACCCAGGACAAGCTGTATCTGATCGGCGGGGTGAAACTGCCGGAAGGCGCCTCGCTGGACCGCACCGAGGTGGTGGTGCGCAAGATGAGCGAGATGGCGTTATCTACCGAGGGGGTCATCGACGCGGTCGCCTTTCCCGGTCTGAACGCGCTGCAATTCAGCAACACGCCCAATATCGGCACCATCTTTTTCTGCCTCGATGGCTTCGCCAAGCGCGGGCGCCCGGCGCCCGAGATCGCCGAGGAATTGATGGGCAAGTTTTCCGCCATCCAGGAGGCCTTCGCCTTCGCATTCATGCCGCCGCCCATCCTCGGGATCGGAACCGGCTCCGGCTTTTCCTTGTATGTCCAGGACCGCGCGGGGCTCGGCTACGGCGAGCTGCAAGAGGCCGTGACCTCGCTGGCCGGGACACTGTCAGACACCCCCGGTATGGGTTTTCCGATCAGTTCCTACCAATCCAACGTGCCGCAACTGAGCGCGCGCATCGATCGCAGCAAGGCCAAGACCCAGGGTGTCACGATGACGGACGTGTTCGAGACCCTGCAAGTCTATCTCGGCTCGGTCTATGTGAACGACTTCAGCCGTTTCGGCCGCACCTATCAGGTCTATGCCCAGGCCGATGCGCCGTTTCGCGATGAAGCCGAGGATGTGGCCGAGCTGCGCACCCGCAATCAGGCCGGCGAGATGGTGCCGATCGGGAGTGTGGTGAGCATCGATCGGAGTTACGGTCCCGATCCGGTCATCCGTTACAACGGATATCCCGCCGCCGATCTGCTCGGCCAGGCCGATCCGGGGGTCATGTCCTCGACAGAGGCCCTTGCCGTCATCGAGGCGCTGGCGCCGCGAGTCCTGCCCGCCGGTATGGGCCACGCCTTCACCGATCTCAGCTTCCAGCAGATAGCCGAAGGCAACACCAATCTCGTGGTGTTCCCGCTGTGCGTCCTCTTGGCGTTCCTGGTGCTGGCCGCGCTCTACGAGAGCTGGACCCTGCCGCTCGCGGTGATCCTGATCGTGCCGATGTGCATGCTCTCGGCGCTTGTCGCGGTGTGGTACACCGGCGGTGACAACAACATCTTCGTCAAGATCGGTCTGGTGGTGCTGATGGGGCTCGCCTGCAAGAACGCCATCCTGATCGTCGAATTCGCGCGCGAGTTGGAGCACCGGGGACGCGGGATCGTCGAGGCGGCGGTCGAGGCCTGCCGGCTGCGGCTGCGGCCGATCGTGATGACCTCGGTGGCGTTCATTGCCGGCGTGGTGCCGCTGGTGCTGGCGAGCGGCGCCGGCGCCGAGGTGCGTCGGGTCATGGGCATCACGGTGTTTTCCGGGATGATCGGCGTGACGTTGTTTGGTCTCATCCTGACCCCGGTATTTTATGTCGTCATCAGGAGATGGGCGGAGCGGGGCCGCGGTGTCGGGACGGCCGCCATCCCTGTGGCTGGAACGGGCAGAGCGGTCACCGAGTGACGACCCGGCGCAAGCGCCGGCAAGGCAGAGATCCTAGCCAAACATCTTTGAAATCTCGGGTGCCTCTCCGGTTGCCCATGTGTCCGGAATAGGCACCGTCTTTATTTACTCCCTCTCCCACCGGGAACCTCTACGCGCGTGACCATGCAGTCAAGCGCCGTGGGGTCGCAATGCGACCCTCAAAGCAACACTAAATCTTCCCAACAACTCGTGCAGGCGCACCCACGATAACTACGTTTGGTTCATTGAACGATTTATTTACCACTGAGTTAGATCGATCAAAATGCCGGGTTTTTGCTTTGGGTGAAGATCTTTTATAACGACGATGGATCAATAGGTTAGAGTGGAAAAAGCTTGGAAGAGAGGGCGCTCCGTGGTATGTAT from Pseudomonadota bacterium encodes:
- the atpB gene encoding F0F1 ATP synthase subunit A; translated protein: MAVEAPQSASQYILHHLTNNAQGSGFWTVHVDTLAVSGLVGGLAFGLLYLVARGATSGVPAGLQNFVEMVVELVDGSVKGIFHGHNPLVAPLALTIFVWVFLMNAMDLLPIDLLPKLLGDQGVHYFKSVPTTDPNLTFAMSLSVFGLMIYYSFKVKGTRGFAHEVMSAPFGPKLAPVNIVFRIIEDVAKPLSLALRLFGNMYAGEMVFILIALLPYPVQWLLGAPWAIFHILIITLQAYIFMMLTIVYLSMAHESH
- a CDS encoding DUF5706 domain-containing protein, with translation MSRRTGMRASPAAGSAIFVAALTLTGQQVLSQLKSEGHLIPLIAYAVLLVTLGFSLISAVLALRPRLTPVTERSLFYFGDIHGMEPADYVRAFMGLSVEAALDQVLTQVHVNAKIVQKKYLWTRRAATGFVAATVVWLAVQLAFWFP
- the atpG gene encoding F0F1 ATP synthase subunit gamma, with the translated sequence MAAGKEIRTKIRSVQGTQKITKAMEMVAASKMRKAQDRMRAARPYAEKIRMVIAHLAHAHSEYHHPYLIPREARRVGAIVVSTDRGLCGGLNANLFRAMIQKLKEWESQGLGIEVYPIGKKAIGFFGRIGAKIVAQASHLGDAPKLEDLIGTVKVMLDGYGEGRIDQAFLVSNTFINSMTQRPRFERLIPLEPDPAVELKHHWDYLYEPEAKEVLDHLLQRYIESLVYQGVVENIACEQAARMVAMKSASDNAGKLIDELRLVYNKARQASITRELSEIVAGAAAV
- a CDS encoding F0F1 ATP synthase subunit B; amino-acid sequence: MDINATLLGQAITFAILVWFTMRFVWPPLTQAMAERVKKIADGLAAAEKGRHDLELAENRAKAVLREGHQKAQEAVAYAQKRADEMVEEAKANARVEAERIIASAQDQIAQEIQQARESLQREVGRLALAGAEQVLLREVDALAHKAFLDKLAARL
- the atpA gene encoding F0F1 ATP synthase subunit alpha; protein product: MTISAIEISDLIKKKIQEYDLPTEARTEGTVVSLTDGIARIHGLSDVMQGEMIEFPGNVYGLALNLERDSVGAVIMGAYEHIAEGDVVRCTKRILEVPVGETLLGRVVDALGNPVDGKGPVKATATSPIEKIAPGVITRQSVSQPVQTGLKAIDCMVPIGRGQRELIIGDRQTGKTALAIDTIINQRGTDVKCIYVAIGQKASSINTVVHKLQEHGALDHTIVVAATASESAAMQYIAPYAGCAMGELFRDSGQDALIIYDDLTKQAWAYRQVSLLLRRPPGREAYPGDIFYLHSRLLERASRLNAAEVEKRSGGRVKGKTGSLTALPIIETQAGDVSAFVPTNVISITDGQIYLETDLFNAGIRPAINAGLSVSRVGGAAQTKVIKKLGGGIRLALAQYRELAAFAQFASELDEATRKQLERGQRVTELMKQKQYAPMSVAEMSVSLYAVDRGHLDDVELDQIGPFESALLSFMNSERQDLMKRIDETGDYNDEIQSGLKSAVEEFKTKHAW
- the atpE gene encoding F0F1 ATP synthase subunit C — translated: MELVSALSNVQGLAVVAVALMLGLGALGAAIGVGLLGGKFLEGVARQPELANLLIGRFFLVAGLVDAVPMISAAMGLYVLFADPFGFGAAVAKLAGG
- a CDS encoding ATP synthase subunit I — its product is MDRVIQRLLVLQLGVTAAVALVCVMYHFRWAFSALCGGGIGIAATAAAALCVARTKGLSPGGLLGAQVLAELVKFGVTLGLFVVTFLEYEAVAVGPLFIAYAATLGAYGLAMLGKQ
- a CDS encoding F0F1 ATP synthase subunit delta; the encoded protein is MLETATLARPYAQAAFEQARGSGQVSPWSEGLAFLAALFSDPILRGLVHDPRIGRPRLTQLIFDLAGERLTPDLRNFVRVLLDADRILILPEIARLYTLLVAEAAGVVEVEVISAFSLEADQQQAIERAVRRRAGKDIEVKTRIDPALIGGAVIRMGDLVIDASVRGRLQQLASQFA